A stretch of DNA from Brachyhypopomus gauderio isolate BG-103 chromosome 7, BGAUD_0.2, whole genome shotgun sequence:
ACATGGAGCAGTGATGCAGCAGGCACGCACAGACATCTGGAAACAGGCTTTATGACCATGACGCAGAGCTTATGGGCCTGTGGCTGGCGTGCCTATCGGTGTGCAAACATCGTATATCTACGGTGTTTTATGGACAGTCTCAGGTCTTTGCCTGTGACTGAGGTGGGACGACGTGTAACCACCCGTAACACACGTGGAGGTGCTGGGAGGGGCAGATGCTCGTACCCAGATCTCATGAGCACCGCTCACGTTGCTCTCCACAAAGATCAGGTGGGTTGCGGTCAGGTGCAGGGTTCCTGTGGTGGTCTTGTTGCTGAAGCGATCCAGAAGcttcacctgctccacctgagGACAGAAGGCTAGCGATCATTACCCAGGCAGAAGAACACACCTAGTCCAGCATCTCAGCTCATGCTACGCTACCACCCCATCAAAGACTCCACCATCACTGCTGGAATGTCCTCTACTGAGGTCAAATGCCTTTCAATGACACATTAGGACAAAGTCTGAATGGAGAAAGAGTAAATAATCTCCAACAAACTGACATTTACGACATTTACGGGGCGGCAGGCGAGGGGAGGCAAAGCACCGCACAAGGCCAAGCACTGCCCAACCAGCTGTAGTTCTGAAGCTGTAACTCTTTCTAACAGAAACATAAATAAGTTGGACATTTCTGTGCCCTAAACCAATCACCACAGAGTTTAATTAGATTTGCAAACCAGCTGGTATTTTCCTCCTCATGTTTCCTACAGACTCAGTTGGATCTGTTCTATCCAGAATGTGAACCTagtcactctctcctcttcctcttctagACCACACGCTCATTTTGTTGATGGTCCTGCTGTGTCATCATCATTTGCCTGGGAAATGAGTTTGTGTTTGTCCTCCACTGACCCAACTACCTttgacccctccctctcctctctttagACAAACCTGCTTCTTTTACTGAAGCAGGCACTACAATGCTGAACACTGCCCCCTGCAGACTTGCCGAACACTGCCCCATGCAGACCAGCTTAACACTCCCCCCTGCCGAACACTGCCCCATGCAGACCAGCTTAACACTCCCCCCTGCAGAACACTGCCCCATGCAGACCAGCTTAACACTCCCCCCTGCCGAACACTGCCCCATGCAGACCAGCTTAACACTCCCCCCTGCAGAACACTGCCCCATGCAGACCAGCTTAACACTCCCCCCTGCCGAACACTGCCCCATGCAGACCAGCTTAACACTCCCCCCTGCAGAACACTGCCCCATGCAGACCAGCTTAACACTCCCCCCTGCAGAACACTGCCCCATGCAGACCAGCTTAACACTCCCCCTGCAGAACACTGCCCCATGCAGACCAGCTGAACACAGTTGCTCTCTTAATAACAAAAATTTTACGCTTGTTCACACCAAATTTGTGTAACATGAAACAGGCTGGTCATCGTTTGGAAAAACCCTAGAAGAAATTGAACCTCTCTGTTCACGAGGAGTCTTATAAACAATACGTCAGAGGACAGAGATGTGATACACACTACAAATGCAGTTTTTCCAATCACATCAaaaaccccaacactaacttGCATCATCTCTTTTCATTTGCCAAGTTTTTTAGCCTCCCTGAAAGCATTGCAGCCGTCTTCTGAGAACTGTGATTCTTTGCAATATTTCTTTGAATCAACATTTCTAGCATCTCTAGTTCTCTGGTGGCCCATACTGGTCAGGCCTACTCTCAGTAAGACCACAGCAGTTTCACTAGCAATTAACCCATGCACAATCATCCATTTTTCTCCAATGTTCTTCAGTGAGTTTTTGCTAGTCAACTAAACACCTAGATAAACCTTTGTTAATGTCTTCAGTCAGGTTTTCTCTTACCACAGCACAAAAAATGCCTTCATCAAAGTTACTAATGACCTCTTCATAAGTTCTGATCCTGGTGCCTTCAATCTATCCTTTTCTCTAGGCTTCGTGAGCAGTCTCAATGCTTCTGCTCTTAACGGGTCTGCCACCTACATCCCAGACCGTTCATAGCTCTTCAACCTCAGTTCTTTCTCAGGGGTTCAATGTTCTGCCCTTGGACCACTGACATCACTTAAAACTGGACTTTCGTTCATATTTGGATGACACGTAGACAGTCTGGTCCCATCTACTACATCTTCTGGTGAATGAGCCTTTTCTAGATCTGCCCCATCTATGGAAGTATCACTACTTCtattgttgatgttgttgtGTCTGTCACATTTCAGTAGGGCCAAACGATTAAGTCCAAGTGTCTGTCGCACATGTCAGACAAAACAGCACAACATGCAGACTACTTTTTTCTGTCAGTTGGTGTTTTGCAGCTCAGAACCTGCACAAATGAAGAGTGCGCCCCACTCTCAacgttttcacatttatttagaCCAGCATGTCATGGCACACAGGTGAAGAAGTCGTCCTTACCCAATGCAGCTGTAGATgaaaacaacaggacaacaccCAAAGCAGGTTTCTCCACTCATGTTCTCACTCTCTAGATTACCAAACACCAACATCTTGGGTTGTGGCTTGGATGAGTGATTCAGTGGTCCCCAGGCACCGAATACACTGGGTTTTTACCGATTCTCAAAGAGTCTAGTGAGAACAGGCTTAGCATCTCATGTGCAATTGAATGTGCTGTTAACACTCAGGTGGACGACTGCCACTCAAGGTTATTTGTAGACAATCAGACTGAATCATTTCCAGATGTGGTTGCAGAACAGCTGGAACGACACGTGGGCCCTACTATAAAGAACTGGTTTAGAGTTGAGGACGGTTTGTCTCAGTGATGGATGACAGATACAGTTCACTACCAAAGAAACATGGTTACAAAACATCTTCCACAGTTTTGTCTCTTTAGATCATCTCTTGGTTATTTTGGGACCAATAATGTAGGACTATGAGGAGCATACACTGGTTTCTGAAGAGCTCGGTGTGGGACTACAGACGTTTGGGTTACCAAAGACCCAGAATAGCAGCACCAGTTGCACAACCAAACGCAAATCAGCCCAACAGAACAATTATGCACAGGTAGATCCTTCACGGACAGCTGACGGTCACAACACAAGGCTTGACTAAAACCTTCCAGGCCGGGTTACTGACAAAAGTAAAGCAGAAGGTGAATGAATGACCACTAGTTGCTCACGAAGTGCAAACACAGTCAGTCCATCACCGACATTTTATTACATCATTCGGGTGTGAAGCTGCTACTGATCATTACAGCCCTCAATCCATGTCAGATCCATTATTACTAGTCTGATTTGTGTTTATTAACAAAATGGCCTCTTTGATTGAAGATATAGTCACACAGTAGTCGCTGCCACAGTATGCAAGTTCATTAAACAGACCTCGTTATATCTGCTCCAGAAGAAAACAGCACTGAAAATCACATCTTACAGCCAGCTACAGAGATAACCAGCAGCTAGCAACATTACAGCTAACTACAATACTACATATTCATCTTAATGTCATCATATCGAAGCTAGATCTCTGATCTTCACACCACCAGGTGTTTAATGTGTTTGGAGTATGAAGTTCAGACCAACACTGCTGCTGTAGCCACTTAGCACAACAACAAATGTCTCATCTTCACACCGACTAACATTACCTTCGGGGTTCGAATATGCTCCATGAGACCGCGGGAGCAGTGCTGTCAAGGATCGGTAAACCCAACAAAAGATGTGAACAGATTTGTTCacacataaaacaaaaaaagaatcaAGGAACAGCTACACCCGAAACACCATCTCGGTTGTTATCTGAGTGTTTCTGCTTGCTGCCCTGCACTTCCTCTATGGGCGGGTCTCCGCCACGTACAGCGAAAACGCTGTGCATGCTGGGAATTGTAGTTTCAGAGCGGAATGCGTTATCGTCCCGCAGGTGTTTGAGTTTCTATTACCTTTGAAAGTGTAAATATGTATGATTGTTGTTGattatttaaaaagcaaaacgTTTTTTGTGCAGCAATGAATTATTAATGGAACGGAATATCATTTCAGCCACAGTTTGCCGCCGTCGCCGCGCCGGTAGGGGGCGGTGTGAGCGCGAGCAGAAACCGACGCTGCGCTAAAGACGCGCGCGAAGCCACGAGGAAGAAGAACAGTCGCGCGCGGAAATACATTTGAGATTTTTCCCcctgaaaaaaacaacaaccgtACGTGAAATAAAGTTAGTTATGCACATAGTTTATACCACACGGAGGTGAATGTCGCAGCCAGGGAGGTGAACGTCTCCGGTTTAGAAGTTTAATGATGGTCGCAGCTGCGTGTTGTAGTTTTGGGGCCTGCACGAGGTGGGGGTGTTAGCCAGGCGGCTAGTCGCGCTTAGCTCTCTTCTTACAGGCCttgaagtaaacaaacaaacaaacaaatgtctGGGTTTAACTTCGGAACAAACACTCTGGGCGCCGCCAACACTGGCGCGGGATTTTCATTCGGAACGGCGACCAGGTATGAGAACACAGCTCGGCTAGTCGGGTCAGGTGTGCTAGCCTGGTAACTTCATTATTTATAGAGTCACGTGACATCTAATTACATTAAACCACATTAAAACTCACGTTTTGTGCTACTACATACAACCAGTTCGCATCTAGCAGAGCTTGTAGTCAGTGACCTGATCTGTGagtaagaagaagaagaataggTTGTAGTGTGTTGGTGAAGTGAATTGACCTGATCTGTGAGTAagttgtgtgttcatgttgaTGAATTGAAGTGGCCTGAGGTGTGAGTAAGTTGTGTGTTGATGAAGTGTCTCTGTCCCAGCGCCCCTGCTACAGGCACCGGCGGCTTCAGTTTTGGGGGTCTGGGCGCCGTGACCTCCACGCCTGCagctaccaccaccaccacctcctctctGGGCCTCGGGGGCAGCTTGTTTGCACAGAAACCGACAAGTGGATTCTCCTTCAGTACACCTGCGCCAGGTATGAAGCGCCTTGATTGTGCAGACTGAACACACTGTTCGTACTGTTTATGCACTCAATAATGGGTATGTTATCATGATTATTTTGGGTCGAAATTAGAAAAGCTTTGCCTGTTTTATCATGTCATAGTAGtgtcctctcatcctctcatcctggTCTTTTGTTGTTCTAGGGGCAACTGCACCATCTACTGGCCTTACTTTAGGTATGGAAAAGCGTCAGGAAACGTTCATCCTTCCCCCCTCCTTATAGTGCAGGTCATtaaaccctccacacacatttTTCTGTTGCTCTCAGGAGCTCCTGTTGCGTCCACGGCCTCCTCAATGGGCTTCGGATTCGGCTTTGGCAAACCTGCGGCGTCTGCGACTCCGTTTTCCTTGACCACCACGACCGCgtctgcccctgcccctgcgGCCACCGGCCTGACGTTGGGCTCCGTGCTCACGTCCGCGGCCCCGCAGGCTGGCTCCACGGGGTTCTCTCTCAACCTGGGGGGGACGGCAGCTGCGTCTTCTGCTCCGGCCGTGGGCCTCACGCTCggctcctctctcttctccaacCCTGCCTCAACAGGTTAAAATGGTGGAATATTCATGACCTTTGGGTCTGTTTAATGATTCATTTCTGTGTTTCTGGATGCTAAAATGCAAGCTagtttcatatatatatacatacacaggcTCATACATGTAGTCACAGGTGAGGGTGTACTTTAGCTGTAGCTCTCATGGCATGCCAGGTTCACTCTAGCTTTTTTAGATACGTTCTCTTGCTGATGTCTCTGTGTCTTCCAGGCTTGGGACAGTCCACTCTTGGGGCAGGTCTGAGTCTAGGTGGGCTCCTGTCGTCCGCCGCCTCCACGGCTCCTCTTGCTCCTGCGCCCAGCGTGGGTCTGGGTGGAGTGGACTTCAGCACCTCCTCAGAGAGCAAGAGCGATAAGTTGTCTGGTACCAGACCCGAGTGAGTGCCAGACGCTCTTAGTGCATGAGCCTTCCACCCTGACCTGGGGTCAATACTTTGAACTATTAAGATGAACCTGTTTTCTTTCTGCCATATGAATATAAGTGactccctcactgtctcctcTTTTGGCCTCACTGCAGAGACAGCAAAGCACTCAAAGATGAAAATCTCCCTTCTCCAATCTGTAATGACGTGGACAGCTTCCAGTAAGTGGCGTCCCCGCGACGCGCGGGCTTGGGTCGGCCCTACGGACGGTGGCCTCTTGCGTGTATCCTGAGTTGTAAAAGCCACCCCCCGCTGGTCTGTGCAGGAAGTTTGTGAAGGAGCAGAAGCAGGTTCAGGAGGAGATCATACGCATGTCCTCCAAAGCCATGATCAAGGTGCAGGACGACATCAAGAGCCTGAAACAACTGCTGTCGGTCAGCAGCAGTGGGCTGCAGAGGAACGCCCTCTCCATAGACAAACTCAAGATGGAGACCGCCCaggtacacacaacacacaccgcccaggtactcacaacacacaccgcccaggtacacacaacacacacacacacacacacacacacacacacacacacacacacacaacacacacaccgcccaggtacacacaccacacaccgcccaggtacacacaccacacaccgccCAGGTGCACACCGCACACATGCTACACACatgctgctacacacacacacacacacacacatacactgcccAGGTGCACAACAACACATGCAAGTCGAAAGTAACTCAGAAGGTCATTCAGAAGGTTGTGAGTTTATTACAGTTTATTGGGGGAAATATGGTTGCTGTTAAACTTTGCCTCAATCAGTTATTTCTGATTGTGTCATGACTTCATGGGGTTGTTAGTATACAGAGAGGTACAGTAATTTGATTTAGCTGTTGTACTTCCCAAATCTGGTGTTGACTGAAGTTAGTTTCTCCACACGTTCCCATGAGCTCATGGCGAAATGTGTAAGGCAGAGCAGTCTTGGCCAACGAGGGTCAGGATCTTCTTAGTTATGCTGCTTTTGAGGTCCAGGTGTTTGTTTGGGTAAGATGGTACCATATTCATATTATAAGATTTTCAACATACACTAGGGATAAACGCATAGGTGGCAGAGAAAACGGCCCAAGAACAGAACCCTGTGACCCCCAGGACCAGGGCACTCATGTGTTTCCTAtatgctgctgctgctgtcgtTAGCCTGCTAGGCTGCGCTGTTGCCGTGTGACTTACCCGTGACCGTGGTCTGCCTCGCAGGAGCTGAAGAATGCTGACATCGCTCTCAGAACCCAGAAGACACCTCCCGGGCTGCAACATGAGAACACCGCCCCCTCGGAGTGAGTGCACGCTGCCAAGATCAGAGCTTGGCCCGCTTCCACCACAGGGCTTCCAGCAGGACTCGGTCCCAGCCAAGATCTTCCCTGCCTGGCCCAAACAACCATGGCCTTGTCAGCGCTGAGGGTTTTGGGGAGTCTTGATTACATACAGATGGCTGCTTATATTTACAACATGATGTAGGCTAATATGCATAGTAGTTTGTCTGTGTTACCTTATTCACTCAAGTGAATGTTCATATTCTGGAGTTAACTACAATCTGTAGCAGAGTTGATTGTAGTCGACACTTAAATTTGCTCTGcgataaataaaacaaaatcttCCTCCGTGTTTGGTGTTTTAAGCGAGTTTGAGCGTGCGGTACAGGCGTTGTGGGCGTGGCTAACCCTTCCTGTTACGTCTTCCCAGTTATTTCCGCGTCCTGGTGGAGCAGTTTGAGGTTCAGCTGCAGCAGTACAGGCAGCAGATCGAGGAGCTGGAGAACCACCTGACCACCCAGAGCAGCGGCTCCCACATCACCCCCCAGGGTAGAGGGCAGCCCCCCTGCACACAGCCTTTGGCCTTGCAGCATCTACATGGTTCTCCTACCCCCTCTGGGCGTATATATGTGTACACTGAGTTTGTGCTCGATACCTTCTGTTTGCAGATCTCTCCCTGGCCATGCAGAAACTCTACCAGACGTTCGTGGTCTTGGCAGCTCAGTTACAGGCGGTCCATGAGAACGTGAAGGTGCGTGATCTTCGGGCTTCCGCTCCGAGCTGCTGTACGTCTGTCAGTCCAGGACCAGGTGTGATCAGCTCcgccctccctcccccacaggTGCTGAAGCATCAGTACCTGAGCTACCGCCGCGCCTTCCTGGACGACTCCACCGACGTCTTCGAGTCGAAGCGCACGGCCGTCCGCAAGCCGCAGGGAGCCCCGCCACTCACCACGGGCCCCGCCCCCTTCGGCGCCGTCCCCAACGCGGCGGCCGTCGCCATGGCGGCCACGTTGGCGCAGCAACAGCAGCCCGCCCCAGGTCTGACCGCCTTCAAGTTCTAGAAGCTTCTGCTTGAGCGAAAGGCAGCGAACGCGTCTGGGAGCTGAGGGGGAGGCACAAGCAGgcaggaagaggggagagaaaaagagagagaggagatggatggatggatggatgaagagagagagagagagatagagggaggatACAGAATGAACCATGAAAGCCATGAAAGATCTGTGTTTTCTTCCTTTTGCTCCAAACCCCCGCAAAccgcacccacccacccacaaacGGACCTTTTGGTTGGTCCTTGGTGGGatgtgggaaagagaggagTGGACTATCGTCTCTGCTCATTGGTCCTCGTCCcattgtcccccccccccttcacttgCCAGGTGCCACTCATGATTGGAGGGCTAGAATTAGAGTCTTGAGAGAAATACGAAGACCTGTGTCTCAGGACACGTTAGGTTTGCCAACGTTAGATTTTGTTTTTTGGATAATAGTGTGCAGAGTGTTCGGGTTTCCAGGTTGGTCACACTATGAGTATTAAGGTCTgattgaaaggtgtgtgtgtggggggggggggggtggtgaattTTAAGATATGGCTCACTCACAGTTCTGCAGTGGATGGGTTAAATATGTACCAGAgagtgttttcattttaattaatCAGGTGACTTTTATGAAATATGAATTGATTACAGGGTtctttttatattattattattgttattattatcttGTGATTAGCAAAGGTGCTCAACTCACTTGGCATTGGTGCATATATAAATTCCAAATACTGAAGAGGTTGCCTTTCATGGAAGCCTCGTGTTTTCTGTTGAAACTAAAATAGTATTTCATTCTATTCGATTTTTACCTAATTGACATTTTAAATCACTATCTGCTCAGCTCCAAGGATACATTTTTACTGGCTCTAGTAAGAAGTTTGCCTGTCAGTGGCAGTAATGTAGCAATCACTACAGAAGTCAATCTGCATGGGAGTAAACATGACCTCCTGTCTCAGTCTCTGGTGTATATAGCATGTGGGGTTGGAACAGTAATTGGCTAAACCCCCATAGCCgcgtgttttgtttgtttcctgATCTTTTTAGATGGTGTCTGGTTGTTGCTCAGATGTGCGAGTGTGGGTGAGTTCCTCTCCAGACTTCTCTGTGAAACCTGAGCCCAGACGTGCACTGTGTGCAGATTAATGTGAACTCAAGGAGAACTTGGTGCATTTCGTAATGTACAGTCCTTAAAAACCAAAAGAACCCCTCGTTGGTGTAGTTGGCGTAGTCTGCAGCAGACCGAACCCAGGCCACGTGTGCCACGGCATTCATGAAGGACACGCCTCCGATTTAGTTTGAATAGTTATTTTTTTGGATGATGGTGCATTCATTGCCCCACACACTATAGCTTCTTTATGCCTTTACGCCCGACCGCAAGTACAATGTAAAGCCTCCAGCGAAATGGGCCCTGCCCTGTTTTACTGCGCATGAACTCCAAAAAAGAACCAATAGATTGTTGGCGTCGTCTCCCACCAGGCCCACGTTGGGGCCTTTCTGATTCTTCCAGTGACCTCTGCGGCCCTAGCTGGGCCCCCGCGTCAGGGCTCTTACTCGGGCTGTACAGACGCATCGGGCGCTTTCCCGCCCCCGAGTTCTCGCCCGTTCCTAGCTACGTCAGAACTGACGTCTCACGTGAGCTTGACGTTTCTGACGCTCTGAGTTCTGACCTTGCTGTAGGAGGTTTTGGAGGTCGCCTATGCATTTTAGTTTTGTACTAAATTTTTGGATGGCATGCTACTGATTTTACAAGAGTGTTAATGAATAGTTGTTGTACATTCGTGGGAGACTAATAATTCTTTGAATATGGTATAAttcttatattttatttattgatattttttaacattcatttcattttagtaGCTTTGTAAAGTCTGTTATCCCTTACTGGTAACCATGGTAGCATTCGTGGTGTCCCTGGAGATGAAACCGCAATAACGGGTTACAGTTGTGTGAAATTTGATGGATTCTTCTCATGGCGTAGTGGAATAATTGTGGTTCTCGGTAATCATAACCTTGGAGAGGTTTAATCTTCTTATGAGTGTTGATGGCATCAGCGGTAGCAGCACCCGTTCACCACGCCTCCTGATACACCCGCCA
This window harbors:
- the nup58 gene encoding nucleoporin p58/p45 isoform X1; translation: MSGFNFGTNTLGAANTGAGFSFGTATSAPATGTGGFSFGGLGAVTSTPAATTTTTSSLGLGGSLFAQKPTSGFSFSTPAPGATAPSTGLTLGAPVASTASSMGFGFGFGKPAASATPFSLTTTTASAPAPAATGLTLGSVLTSAAPQAGSTGFSLNLGGTAAASSAPAVGLTLGSSLFSNPASTGLGQSTLGAGLSLGGLLSSAASTAPLAPAPSVGLGGVDFSTSSESKSDKLSGTRPEDSKALKDENLPSPICNDVDSFQKFVKEQKQVQEEIIRMSSKAMIKVQDDIKSLKQLLSVSSSGLQRNALSIDKLKMETAQELKNADIALRTQKTPPGLQHENTAPSDYFRVLVEQFEVQLQQYRQQIEELENHLTTQSSGSHITPQDLSLAMQKLYQTFVVLAAQLQAVHENVKVLKHQYLSYRRAFLDDSTDVFESKRTAVRKPQGAPPLTTGPAPFGAVPNAAAVAMAATLAQQQQPAPGTQAPLVGSFGTPFASGMGTSIGSTSHGAFGSGTGFGAMAAGGSSFGFTASKPSGGSLSAGFGSSSTSGFNFSNPGINASAGLTFGVSNAPATGFATGGPLLQLKKPPAGNKRGKR
- the nup58 gene encoding nucleoporin p58/p45 isoform X2, which encodes MSGFNFGTNTLGAANTGAGFSFGTATSAPATGTGGFSFGGLGAVTSTPAATTTTTSSLGLGGSLFAQKPTSGFSFSTPAPGATAPSTGLTLGAPVASTASSMGFGFGFGKPAASATPFSLTTTTASAPAPAATGLTLGSVLTSAAPQAGSTGFSLNLGGTAAASSAPAVGLTLGSSLFSNPASTGLGQSTLGAGLSLGGLLSSAASTAPLAPAPSVGLGGVDFSTSSESKSDKLSGTRPEDSKALKDENLPSPICNDVDSFQKFVKEQKQVQEEIIRMSSKAMIKVQDDIKSLKQLLSVSSSGLQRNALSIDKLKMETAQELKNADIALRTQKTPPGLQHENTAPSDYFRVLVEQFEVQLQQYRQQIEELENHLTTQSSGSHITPQDLSLAMQKLYQTFVVLAAQLQAVHENVKVLKHQYLSYRRAFLDDSTDVFESKRTAVRKPQGAPPLTTGPAPFGAVPNAAAVAMAATLAQQQQPAPAFGSGTGFGAMAAGGSSFGFTASKPSGGSLSAGFGSSSTSGFNFSNPGINASAGLTFGVSNAPATGFATGGPLLQLKKPPAGNKRGKR
- the nup58 gene encoding nucleoporin p58/p45 isoform X3, encoding MSGFNFGTNTLGAANTGAGFSFGTATSAPATGTGGFSFGGLGAVTSTPAATTTTTSSLGLGGSLFAQKPTSGFSFSTPAPGATAPSTGLTLGAPVASTASSMGFGFGFGKPAASATPFSLTTTTASAPAPAATGLTLGSVLTSAAPQAGSTGFSLNLGGTAAASSAPAVGLTLGSSLFSNPASTGLGQSTLGAGLSLGGLLSSAASTAPLAPAPSVGLGGVDFSTSSESKSDKLSGTRPEDSKALKDENLPSPICNDVDSFQKFVKEQKQVQEEIIRMSSKAMIKVQDDIKSLKQLLSVSSSGLQRNALSIDKLKMETAQELKNADIALRTQKTPPGLQHENTAPSDYFRVLVEQFEVQLQQYRQQIEELENHLTTQSSGSHITPQDLSLAMQKLYQTFVVLAAQLQAVHENVKVLKHQYLSYRRAFLDDSTDVFESKRTAVRKPQGAPPLTTGPAPFGAVPNAAAVAMAATLAQQQQPAPGFGSSSTSGFNFSNPGINASAGLTFGVSNAPATGFATGGPLLQLKKPPAGNKRGKR